One Gemmatimonadetes bacterium SCN 70-22 genomic region harbors:
- a CDS encoding thioredoxin yields the protein MIPAGHALTVRCQFCHTWNRVDAPRATTERPKCGECGRFILLDRPFALYEDTFARTIAESELPVLVDFYADWCGPCKMMAPSVDELAAKYTGQALVAKLNTDLAQQTSASFGIRGIPTTIVFKSGKEVARQSGAIPLTALEELLQRAIPSAA from the coding sequence ATGATCCCTGCTGGACACGCCCTCACCGTTCGCTGCCAATTCTGTCACACCTGGAACCGTGTCGACGCCCCCCGCGCGACCACCGAGCGCCCGAAGTGCGGGGAGTGCGGGCGCTTCATCCTCCTGGATCGCCCCTTCGCCCTGTACGAGGACACGTTCGCCCGGACCATCGCCGAGTCCGAACTCCCGGTCCTGGTCGACTTCTATGCCGACTGGTGCGGCCCGTGCAAGATGATGGCCCCCTCCGTCGACGAACTCGCGGCGAAGTACACCGGGCAGGCGCTGGTCGCCAAGCTGAACACCGACCTGGCGCAACAGACGTCGGCCTCCTTCGGCATCCGCGGGATCCCGACGACGATCGTGTTCAAGAGCGGAAAGGAGGTGGCCCGACAGAGCGGCGCCATCCCGCTGACCGCGCTGGAGGAACTGCTCCAACGGGCCATCCCGTCCGCTGCGTAG